One part of the Asterias amurensis chromosome 11, ASM3211899v1 genome encodes these proteins:
- the LOC139943898 gene encoding folliculin-like: MNAVISLCHFCELHGPSILFCTQSFHTGDHHQQTLDGKTEQGASGHPLFRRSRSSESGSSAAGGDQKAGSASHSSKTELCEACRSFQPGQPNFISHDHEVDISYISTQHPHNPQIFAMVRQACIRSLSCEVCQGREGPIFFGDEHHGYVLSYTFFIKDSHARGFQRWYSIIVVMMDRIFLLNSWPFLVSNLRSLIDELQAKAVVVYEQEQSDRPQRAERINNQVFLAPGDIRRRCGGSKTFRSLLELTRDKNLFRYLHMVLAWILKAGGRRLTEKVLEGPPKEEALIDLDNEEETEEGFIKVSTMTMDPDPAGGVMDGPTAEQDSREEWQDGGPVFTSLHHLRNVLGSLNFHDLAHHALIGNQIIVRCHFKSTLRSFFEVLKTLLPVGCCHIITHSDHYEESFKCNFLGLSPNTSLPGHVKLSEYYTLLDIIIPSQSPKDREKVIVEESDPFHGYGILMSSTGSLPDIGPTILTKIQNVLDNENFTQEVINAFLVALKEEWMNKVKLLFKFTRAGSHTEEETERLLLILKAKPEDKSLLKFWITGLSSQYRSHLLTTSSMGALTTLP, encoded by the exons ATGAACGCAGTAATATCTTTGTGTCATTTCTGTGAGCTTCACGGACCAAGCATTCTCTTCTGCACCCAATCATTTCATACTGGGGACCATCATCAGCAGACGTTAGATGGGAAGACAGAGCAAGGGGCCTCTGGTCATCCATTGTTCCGTCGGTCACGGTCATCTGAGTCAGGTTCATCAGCTGCAGGCGGTGATCAAAAGGCAGGCAGTGCCTCGCACTCATCCAAAACAGAACTGTGTGAG GCATGCAGGTCCTTCCAGCCCGGGCAGCCAAACTTCATCAGCCACGACCATGAAGTGGACATCAGTTACATCAGCACCCAGCATCCCCATAACCCACAGATCTTCGCTATGGTTAGACAAGCCTGCATTAGGAGTCTTAGCTGTGAG gTCTGCCAGGGTCGCGAGGGACCTATTTTCTTTGGTGATGAACACCATGGTTATGTTCTGAGCTACACCTTCTTCATTAAAGACAGCCACGCCCGAGGCTTCCAGCGATGGTACAGCATCATCGTCGTCATGATGGACCGCATCTTTCTCCTCAACTCCTGGCCCTTTCTCGTCTCCAACCTACGCTCCCTGATCGACGAGCTTCAAGCGAAAGCGGTTGTCGTTTACGAGCAGGAGCAGTCGGACAGACCCCAACGTGCCGAGCGAATCAACAATCAAGTCTTTCTCGCCCCGGGGGATATCCGGCGGCGATGTGGGGGAAGCAAGACTTTTAGGTCTCTGCTGGAATTAACAAGAGATAAGAACCTTTTTAGGTATCTGCACATGGTGCTTGCATGGATTCTTAAAGCTGGCGGGAGGAGGTTGACAGAGAAAGTTCTAGAAGGACCTCCAAAGGAAGAGGCTCTCATAGATCTGGATAATGAAGAAG AGACTGAGGAAGGCTTCATCAAGGTATCGACAATGACAATGGATCCTGATCCAGCAGGAGGGGTAATGGATGGTCCAACAGCCGAGCAGGACAGCCGAGAGGAGTGGCAAGATGGCGGTCCCGTTTTTACTTCACTTCACCATCTGCGAAAT GTACTCGGCAGTCTGAACTTCCATGATTTGGCACACCATGCTCTTATAGGCAACCAGATTATTGTCCGATGTCACTTCAAGAGCACACTACGCTCATTCTTTGAAGTCCTCAAG ACTCTCCTACCAGTCGGCTGTTGTCACATCATCACACACAGCGACCACTATGAAGAATCCTTCAAGTGTAACTTCCTGGGTCTCTCCCCAAACACGTCCCTCCCGGGTCACGTCAAGTTATCCGAGTACTACACCCTCCTTGACATCATCATTCCCAGCCAGTCGCCCAAAGATAGAGAGAAGGTGATTGTGGAAGAGTCTGATCCGTTCCATGGCTATGGGATTTTGATGAGTAGCACTGGATCGCTACCAGACATAG GACCCACGATCCTGACCAAGATTCAAAACGTCCTGGACAACGAGAACTTCACTCAGGAGGTTATCAACGCCTTCCTTGTGGCTCTAAAAGAGGAGTGGATGAA TAAAGTCAAGCTACTGTTCAAGTTCACCCGTGCTGGTTCCCACACAGAGGAGGAAACAGAAAGACTTCTGCTGATCCTTAAAGCCAAACCAGAGGACAAGAGTTTGTTGAAGTTCTGGATTACCGGCCTGAGCTCCCAGTATAGATCCCACTTACTGACGACGTCAAGTATGGGTGCTTTAACTACGCTACCTTAA